Proteins encoded in a region of the Methylosinus trichosporium OB3b genome:
- the truA gene encoding tRNA pseudouridine(38-40) synthase TruA, whose product MPRFALIIEYDGGPFVGWQRQENGVSIQQRLEEAVAALESGARRVVHGAGRTDAGVHALGQVAHVDLTRDWRADRLRDAINAHLRPDPIAVLEARGVAEGFEARFSAVRRHYRYIIDNRRAPLTLQRGRMWHVKRPLDAAAMHAAAQLLVGRHDFTTFRSTECQAESPIRTLERLDVRREGSLIEITTSARSFLHNQVRSLAGSLEHVGSGRWSAADLRAALEARERARCGQVAPPHGLYLVAVDY is encoded by the coding sequence ATGCCCCGCTTCGCGCTCATCATCGAATATGACGGCGGCCCGTTCGTCGGCTGGCAGCGCCAGGAGAATGGCGTCTCGATCCAGCAGCGGCTCGAGGAGGCGGTCGCGGCGCTCGAGAGCGGCGCGCGGCGCGTCGTGCATGGAGCGGGCCGCACCGACGCCGGCGTGCATGCGCTCGGACAGGTCGCCCATGTCGATCTGACGCGCGACTGGCGCGCCGACCGGCTGCGCGACGCGATCAACGCCCATCTGCGTCCCGACCCGATCGCCGTGCTGGAGGCGCGCGGCGTCGCCGAGGGCTTCGAGGCGCGTTTTTCGGCGGTGCGCCGTCACTATCGCTACATCATCGACAATCGCCGCGCGCCTTTGACGCTGCAGCGCGGCCGCATGTGGCATGTGAAGCGCCCGCTCGACGCCGCGGCGATGCATGCGGCGGCGCAGCTTCTGGTCGGCCGCCACGACTTCACGACCTTCCGCTCGACCGAATGCCAGGCCGAATCGCCGATCCGCACGCTGGAGCGGCTCGACGTGCGCCGCGAGGGCTCGCTGATCGAGATCACGACCTCGGCGCGGTCCTTTCTGCACAATCAGGTGCGCTCGCTGGCCGGCTCGCTGGAGCATGTCGGCTCCGGCCGCTGGAGCGCCGCCGATCTTCGCGCGGCGCTCGAGGCGCGAGAGCGCGCCCGCTGCGGCCAGGTCGCCCCGCCGCATGGGCTCTATCTCGTCGCCGTCGATTATTGA
- a CDS encoding class I SAM-dependent methyltransferase encodes MLDFSHTKIDFRRSIFSYDKVLAAIDVLVGPAIRKRAVRNSAALANETKRGGYLDIGCGANALPDFCNLDYRWAPGVDICWDVTHGLPFPNEFFAGVFTEHMLEHLAFADALALLAETRRVLRAGGTLRVVVPDGELYLSEYAKHLAGGASSMPYAEYDAANFPFVTPIISVNRIFREHGHQFIWDHETLRLALLGAGFAKVEKRAFGEGADPKLLCDSPSRRLESLYVEAS; translated from the coding sequence ATGCTGGATTTTTCACACACGAAAATCGATTTCCGTCGATCGATCTTCAGCTACGACAAGGTGCTGGCCGCGATCGATGTCCTTGTCGGCCCCGCTATTCGCAAGAGAGCCGTTCGCAACAGCGCCGCCCTCGCGAATGAGACGAAAAGAGGGGGCTATCTCGATATCGGCTGCGGAGCCAACGCCCTCCCCGATTTCTGCAATTTGGATTACAGATGGGCCCCCGGCGTCGACATCTGCTGGGATGTGACGCATGGGCTGCCGTTCCCCAATGAATTCTTCGCCGGCGTGTTCACGGAGCATATGCTCGAGCACCTCGCCTTCGCCGACGCCCTGGCGCTGCTGGCGGAAACCCGCCGGGTTCTGCGCGCCGGCGGGACATTGCGCGTCGTCGTTCCTGACGGCGAGCTGTATTTGTCGGAATACGCCAAGCACTTGGCCGGCGGCGCTTCCAGCATGCCCTATGCCGAATATGACGCCGCGAATTTTCCCTTCGTCACGCCGATCATCAGCGTCAATCGCATCTTCAGAGAGCACGGACACCAGTTCATCTGGGACCATGAGACTCTGCGGCTCGCTTTGCTCGGGGCCGGGTTCGCCAAGGTCGAAAAACGCGCCTTCGGCGAAGGCGCAGACCCGAAGCTGCTCTGCGACAGCCCGAGTCGCCGGCTCGAATCCCTCTATGTCGAGGCGAGCTGA
- a CDS encoding DUF1476 domain-containing protein, which yields MSTFDKREESFEKRFVHEQELQFRAEARRNKLFGLWAAEQLGKSAAEAESYAAALVAAEASADATELVFAKVKADFEAAGVAQSDHQIRRTLDELLETAKAEIKAG from the coding sequence ATGAGCACGTTCGATAAGCGTGAGGAATCCTTCGAGAAGCGCTTCGTTCACGAGCAGGAGCTGCAATTCCGCGCCGAGGCCCGGCGCAACAAGCTGTTCGGCTTGTGGGCGGCCGAGCAGCTCGGCAAGAGCGCCGCCGAGGCCGAGAGCTACGCCGCGGCGCTCGTCGCCGCAGAGGCCTCTGCCGATGCGACGGAGCTGGTCTTCGCCAAGGTGAAGGCCGATTTCGAGGCGGCGGGCGTCGCGCAGTCGGACCATCAGATTCGCCGCACGCTCGACGAATTGCTGGAGACCGCCAAAGCCGAGATCAAAGCCGGCTGA
- a CDS encoding L,D-transpeptidase, with the protein MSRVCAVARRRGVACVVSGFAAAFAASALWLEPGPALAFGEDVALQPEPPAAEAPPARKARRRAKPAAREKRVEAPSPDRPLFAVISIGNQSISIYNHNGLVERSMVSTGMPGHPTPEGMFTIIGRERMHHSNLYSNAPMPFMQRITWSGVAMHLGVVPGHPASHGCIRLPGGFASKLWGLTRIGERVVISPHEVAPTEISHPSLPSPKMQIEAAAEPATDGATVSDASEPKLLDPRKFADRLIVKAAADTAAAAQAAKDADAAIAGARQNVARAAADLRAAEAAQASAKSKAEAAAKSFETARTAAERPAVASATPETAPVSDGKAEAAKEAAAVAKTSAEAALAEATTQLDAAKAASAARAAEFSDAVRRSKEATLAVAAASKAEKDARLRTTPISVLVSKKDRKVYVRQGLTPLFEAPATIRDPEMALGSHLFIATATENGGKDLKWSVVSLPARYAEARSERRKKGLVEERSISRGPASSPAEALDRIEIAQDVRDRIAERLWLGGSLIVSDQPPSVETGAVGTDLTVKLR; encoded by the coding sequence ATGTCGAGAGTTTGTGCTGTGGCGCGTCGCCGCGGGGTCGCCTGCGTTGTTTCTGGTTTCGCTGCGGCGTTCGCCGCGTCCGCTCTCTGGCTCGAGCCGGGGCCGGCGCTGGCGTTCGGCGAGGATGTGGCGCTCCAGCCAGAGCCTCCCGCCGCCGAGGCGCCGCCCGCGCGCAAGGCGCGCCGGCGCGCCAAGCCTGCGGCGCGCGAGAAGCGCGTCGAGGCGCCCAGTCCGGATCGTCCGCTGTTCGCGGTGATCTCGATCGGCAATCAGAGCATCTCCATCTACAATCACAACGGCCTCGTCGAGCGCTCCATGGTCTCGACCGGCATGCCCGGCCATCCGACGCCCGAAGGGATGTTCACCATCATCGGCCGCGAGCGCATGCATCATTCCAACCTCTATTCCAACGCGCCCATGCCGTTCATGCAGCGCATCACCTGGTCCGGGGTGGCGATGCATCTCGGAGTCGTGCCCGGCCATCCGGCCTCGCATGGCTGCATTCGTCTGCCGGGCGGCTTCGCCTCCAAGCTCTGGGGCCTGACGCGCATCGGCGAGCGCGTCGTCATCTCGCCGCATGAGGTGGCGCCGACCGAAATTTCGCATCCTTCGCTGCCCTCGCCGAAGATGCAGATCGAGGCCGCGGCGGAACCCGCGACCGACGGCGCGACCGTGAGCGACGCGAGCGAGCCGAAGCTGCTCGATCCGCGTAAATTCGCCGACAGGCTGATCGTGAAGGCCGCCGCCGACACGGCCGCGGCCGCGCAGGCGGCCAAGGACGCCGACGCCGCCATCGCCGGCGCCCGCCAGAATGTCGCGCGCGCCGCGGCGGATCTGCGCGCGGCCGAAGCGGCGCAGGCGAGCGCCAAGAGCAAGGCGGAAGCGGCGGCCAAGAGCTTCGAGACGGCGCGCACCGCCGCCGAGCGGCCGGCGGTCGCCTCGGCGACGCCCGAAACAGCGCCGGTGAGCGACGGCAAGGCCGAGGCCGCCAAGGAGGCGGCGGCGGTGGCCAAGACCTCCGCCGAGGCCGCGCTCGCCGAGGCGACGACGCAGCTCGACGCCGCCAAGGCCGCCTCGGCCGCCCGAGCCGCCGAATTCTCGGACGCCGTGCGGCGCTCGAAGGAGGCGACCCTCGCCGTCGCCGCCGCCAGCAAGGCGGAAAAGGATGCGCGGCTGCGCACCACGCCGATCTCGGTTCTGGTCAGCAAGAAGGACCGCAAGGTCTATGTGCGCCAGGGGCTGACGCCGCTGTTCGAGGCGCCGGCGACGATTCGCGACCCGGAGATGGCGCTGGGCTCGCATCTCTTCATCGCCACGGCGACGGAGAATGGCGGCAAGGATCTGAAATGGTCGGTGGTCTCGTTGCCGGCGCGCTACGCCGAGGCGCGCAGCGAGCGCCGCAAGAAGGGGCTGGTCGAGGAGCGCTCAATATCGCGCGGCCCGGCGTCGAGTCCCGCCGAGGCGCTGGACCGCATCGAGATCGCGCAGGACGTCCGCGACCGCATCGCCGAGCGCCTGTGGCTCGGCGGCTCGCTGATCGTCTCCGATCAGCCGCCGAGCGTCGAGACCGGCGCCGTCGGCACGGATCTGACGGTGAAGCTGCGATGA
- a CDS encoding TIGR02302 family protein, with product MSQIAAAGGTGHGAGVMNFARKRDPSRPQASPALERLVRRALAALALERGARVAAALLTLLLFFLALSFSGVWRELGPSLRMAGVAAFVAAAAWVLLREALRGPPRRAQAMARLDAAPGAEHRLASSLEDSLAGAHDAPTRALWDLHRRRLEHKLTSLAPPRPEPGLPRFDPLALRAAALVAAIAAAFVAGPERMPRLLAAFDWDSAGADGGARIDAWLDPPAYTGRSPVVLPRGGARVAAPIHSTLVVRSFGGRGVAAAGAGLTPLPQRPARPGASESEETFKLDGEATLSLRGGGSFDLSVIPDRPPTIALVDPPRGSARGSLTLSYRTDDDYGVAAAEATAALPPAAGRPPRSLYPPPRLPLALPPSPAGLGEAKATVDVSDHPWAGARVLLSLVAHDEGGNQGVSEPVETVLPQRRFTQPLARALAEQRRNIALDPDHASRALVALDALKLGAALFETPSAIYLGVDSAKNRLERARDDDDLREAADLLWAMALSLEEGDAGEAERELRAAQQELREALARGAGEEEIARLTEQLRSAMQAFLNSLAKSDKQAPPQAMDHDAQSRAIGEDELQSMLNEIEKAERAGDLAEAQRLLDELQNVLENLQPAQAGRPDPRAQAMGHALDEIDKLTREQQQLRDETSHGAEQKSAKGRPSAEAETRGRQRALRDRLEKEQERLRRSGEPAPQDFADAEQAMKEAEQALGAPGEGRGRAVDAQGRALQALRRGADQLAERMQGEGEGEEGPSRGRRAGLGQGEDSDPLGRPSGRRRAQDSRARLDPLGLPPAVRARRVQEELRRRLGQPERPADELDYFERLLKR from the coding sequence ATGTCGCAGATCGCCGCCGCCGGCGGGACGGGCCATGGAGCAGGCGTCATGAACTTCGCCCGGAAACGAGACCCTTCGCGGCCCCAGGCCTCGCCGGCGCTGGAGCGCCTCGTGCGGCGCGCGCTCGCCGCGCTCGCGCTCGAGCGGGGCGCGCGCGTGGCGGCGGCGCTCCTCACCCTGCTGCTCTTCTTCCTCGCCCTCTCCTTCTCGGGCGTGTGGCGGGAGCTCGGCCCGAGCCTGCGCATGGCCGGCGTCGCCGCTTTCGTCGCCGCGGCCGCATGGGTCCTTTTGCGCGAGGCGCTGCGCGGCCCGCCGCGGCGCGCGCAGGCGATGGCGCGGCTGGACGCGGCTCCCGGCGCCGAGCATCGGCTCGCCTCCTCGCTCGAGGACAGTCTCGCCGGCGCGCACGACGCGCCGACGCGCGCGCTGTGGGATCTGCATCGCCGGCGGCTCGAGCACAAGCTCACATCGCTCGCCCCGCCCCGGCCCGAGCCCGGCCTGCCGCGCTTCGATCCGCTGGCGCTGCGCGCCGCCGCGCTCGTCGCCGCCATCGCCGCCGCTTTCGTCGCCGGGCCGGAGCGCATGCCGCGGCTCCTCGCCGCCTTCGACTGGGACTCGGCCGGCGCCGACGGCGGCGCGCGGATCGACGCCTGGCTCGACCCGCCCGCCTATACCGGCCGCTCGCCCGTCGTGCTGCCGCGCGGCGGCGCGCGCGTCGCCGCGCCAATCCATTCCACTCTGGTGGTGCGCAGCTTCGGCGGGCGCGGCGTCGCCGCGGCGGGCGCCGGCCTCACGCCGCTGCCGCAGCGGCCGGCGCGGCCGGGGGCGAGCGAGAGCGAGGAGACGTTCAAGCTCGACGGCGAGGCCACCCTGTCGCTGCGCGGCGGCGGCTCATTCGATCTCTCCGTCATCCCCGACCGTCCGCCGACCATCGCGCTCGTCGACCCGCCCCGCGGCTCGGCGCGCGGCTCGCTGACGCTCTCCTACCGCACCGACGATGATTATGGCGTCGCCGCCGCCGAGGCGACCGCGGCTCTGCCGCCCGCCGCCGGCCGGCCGCCGCGCTCGCTCTATCCGCCGCCGCGCCTGCCACTGGCTCTGCCGCCCTCCCCCGCCGGGCTCGGCGAGGCCAAGGCGACGGTCGACGTCTCCGATCACCCCTGGGCCGGCGCCCGCGTGCTGCTGAGCCTCGTCGCCCATGACGAGGGCGGCAATCAGGGCGTCTCGGAGCCGGTCGAGACGGTGCTGCCGCAGCGCCGCTTCACCCAGCCGCTGGCGCGCGCGCTCGCCGAGCAGCGGCGCAATATCGCGCTCGACCCGGACCACGCCTCGCGCGCCCTCGTGGCGCTCGACGCGCTGAAGCTGGGCGCCGCTTTGTTCGAAACGCCCTCCGCCATTTATCTCGGCGTCGACTCCGCCAAGAACCGGCTCGAGCGCGCCCGAGACGACGATGATCTGCGCGAGGCCGCCGATCTCTTATGGGCAATGGCGCTCAGCCTCGAGGAAGGCGACGCCGGCGAGGCCGAGCGCGAGCTGCGCGCGGCGCAGCAGGAACTGCGCGAGGCGCTCGCCCGCGGCGCCGGCGAGGAGGAGATCGCCCGCCTCACCGAGCAGCTGCGCAGCGCCATGCAGGCGTTTCTGAACAGCCTCGCGAAAAGCGACAAGCAGGCGCCGCCGCAGGCCATGGACCACGACGCGCAATCGCGCGCCATCGGCGAGGACGAGCTGCAATCCATGCTGAACGAGATCGAGAAGGCGGAGCGCGCCGGCGATCTCGCCGAGGCGCAAAGACTGCTCGACGAACTGCAGAACGTGCTCGAGAATCTGCAGCCGGCCCAGGCCGGCCGTCCCGATCCGCGCGCCCAGGCGATGGGTCATGCGCTCGACGAGATCGACAAGTTGACGCGCGAGCAGCAGCAATTGCGCGACGAGACGAGCCATGGCGCCGAGCAGAAGAGCGCCAAGGGCCGGCCCTCGGCCGAGGCCGAGACGCGCGGCCGGCAGCGCGCGCTGCGCGACCGGCTGGAGAAGGAGCAGGAGCGGTTGCGCCGGTCCGGCGAGCCGGCGCCGCAGGATTTCGCCGACGCCGAGCAGGCGATGAAAGAGGCGGAGCAGGCGCTGGGCGCGCCCGGCGAGGGCCGGGGCCGCGCCGTCGACGCGCAAGGCCGCGCGCTGCAGGCGCTACGGCGCGGCGCGGATCAGCTCGCCGAGCGGATGCAGGGCGAAGGCGAAGGCGAGGAGGGGCCGTCTCGCGGCCGCCGCGCCGGTCTCGGCCAAGGCGAGGACTCCGATCCGCTCGGCCGGCCGAGCGGGCGCCGACGCGCCCAGGATTCGCGCGCCCGGCTCGATCCGCTGGGCCTGCCGCCCGCCGTCCGCGCTCGCCGCGTGCAGGAAGAGCTGCGCCGCCGCCTCGGCCAGCCCGAGCGACCGGCCGACGAGCTCGACTATTTCGAGCGGCTGCTGAAACGATAA
- a CDS encoding RHS repeat-associated core domain-containing protein, translating into MKKRISRFELLVAIVFGALMSGLGFPGDSHTRSSLWSIPVIGSAYAETVGGEDLGVECDSPPCRVAAGARPTTALTSFIEDSSETTYIDGRINYATGNSFWTETDYTTAGNFPIVLARYYNSQRDPFSQMPSFGDTWSSSYSRSITLTKDIRNWVEYHTALVTRDDGRILKFKRTVWVTGPEPWSAPANSSYRLEGGGGGEEYRLITDKDETEIYNTSGQLISVTDRTGVKIAIGYDGLQRLSTVSDVFGRTLTFTYNGASFQISEARTPDGGVYRYEIDWTNFQLKMVQFPDQSKRYYQYDRSLLADVLDENGSNYAHFSYDQLGHAVSTESGDGAGKYSLDYSGLPSNSVTVTTPLGAVKNFNFVKIDDLAKTLEVRRRICATCPTVLSDARTYDDHGNLTSYTDFNGNRTTIAYDGARHLPTSKTVAAGTAVSRTITTEWRTDFRLPAKISDYQRETTFTYDAKGNLLTETVASGSSSSTRSYTYNTFGQVLTATDPLGRVTKYAYDAMGNLTSETNPRGHVTAYTSYDANGRPLTIQDPNGVVTTLTYNFRGQITSRVTLGQTTTYTYDKAGQLIKVREPSGAGQDFGYDGAHRLTDMRDRAGNHRIYTLDAAGGRIKEEVFDPNGALLRTHSRTYDSYERLSEDFGAAGQASKSWYDANDRVISSKDKNGNVTNFTYDEQNRLTETRWPDARKIRNAYDANGRLASVTDPRGLVTRYAYNFLDLREKITSPDTHVTTKTYDAAGNVLTSTDALGQTTTYLYDQLGRVVKATYADGSKATYVYDQGDYGIGRLTSMTDSTGTTSFAYDAFGHVVQKTQTIGAVSFTTKWYYHATNGRLIGHTYPSGFKLLYSYDSIGRVSAITLQQPDGTTRSTLIGAISYGPFGLVTSWDPNVSGGGSYVRKFDLDGRIKTITSPTGNRLTYAFDPGGRITSISESNLAVKSFSYDVNDRLTSYVRGSNSILYEYDATGNRTSAGDAAYTIVPTSNRMSDVTYSSGTTQSFVWDQVGGLRNQAGVFSLSYDARNRLVAAKVGALTTSYGVNDLGQRVTKNGASGLVEYVYDLSGHIIGTYDASGAATEEIVWLGDLPAATLQGGAVYFIMPDHLGAPHEIVNAANARVWFWDHDPFGNGTPTAAAGFSHDLRFPGQIYDSETRLHNNGFRDYSPALGRYVQSDPIGLDGGINTYAYAKNNPLNLTDPTGNNPIAVGILTCAQSSLCSAAVAAIGTWWGTRTIAVSQGDRYLSAPPPPNEGDSAPHGAADHNKAIDDKVAEIKAEGARDIRKNQAQVDAEGNKVGSNRPDLQWTDSRARRHVLEVGRNNARLQRQKDRISCNDPNCDVTTKYIGQPNR; encoded by the coding sequence ATGAAAAAAAGGATTTCACGATTCGAGCTTCTTGTCGCGATCGTTTTCGGCGCCTTGATGTCTGGGCTCGGCTTTCCCGGCGACAGTCACACGCGCAGCTCCTTGTGGTCGATCCCGGTGATTGGGTCCGCGTATGCGGAGACTGTCGGTGGTGAAGACCTTGGTGTGGAATGCGACAGCCCCCCCTGCCGTGTCGCGGCCGGCGCGCGTCCGACCACGGCGCTCACGAGCTTCATCGAGGATAGTTCTGAGACCACCTACATCGACGGTCGGATCAATTACGCAACCGGCAACTCGTTTTGGACAGAAACCGATTATACGACGGCCGGAAATTTCCCAATCGTGCTCGCCCGCTACTACAACAGCCAGCGCGACCCTTTCAGTCAGATGCCATCATTCGGAGACACATGGAGTTCTTCCTACAGTCGCTCGATAACCCTCACAAAAGACATACGCAATTGGGTCGAATACCACACCGCTCTCGTGACGCGCGACGACGGACGAATCTTAAAATTCAAGAGGACCGTCTGGGTTACCGGCCCCGAGCCGTGGTCTGCGCCGGCCAACTCCAGCTACCGGCTGGAGGGCGGTGGTGGCGGTGAGGAATACAGACTAATCACCGATAAAGATGAAACCGAAATATATAACACATCTGGACAGCTTATCTCTGTCACTGATCGCACAGGCGTCAAGATTGCGATCGGATATGACGGCTTGCAGCGTCTTTCGACAGTTAGCGACGTCTTCGGTCGTACGCTGACATTCACATATAACGGAGCGTCATTCCAAATTTCGGAGGCTCGGACGCCGGACGGGGGCGTCTACAGATACGAAATTGACTGGACTAACTTCCAACTGAAAATGGTTCAGTTTCCGGATCAGTCAAAGCGATACTACCAATATGACCGCTCTTTGCTGGCAGACGTATTGGACGAGAACGGCTCTAATTATGCGCATTTTTCTTATGACCAGCTTGGACACGCTGTTTCTACGGAGAGCGGAGACGGAGCAGGAAAGTACAGCCTGGATTACAGCGGCCTGCCATCGAACTCTGTCACGGTCACGACGCCGCTCGGCGCCGTGAAAAATTTCAACTTCGTGAAAATCGACGACTTGGCGAAGACGCTCGAAGTACGACGGCGTATTTGCGCCACTTGCCCCACAGTGCTGAGCGACGCGAGAACTTATGATGACCACGGTAATCTGACCAGCTACACTGACTTCAACGGCAATCGGACGACGATCGCCTACGATGGGGCCCGTCATCTGCCCACTTCCAAAACGGTCGCCGCCGGAACGGCGGTCTCGCGCACGATCACGACGGAATGGCGCACCGATTTCCGCCTACCGGCGAAAATATCCGACTATCAGCGTGAAACCACCTTCACCTACGACGCCAAGGGAAATCTGCTCACCGAGACGGTCGCTTCTGGGTCTTCATCGAGCACACGCTCCTACACCTACAACACATTCGGCCAAGTACTCACCGCAACGGACCCACTGGGCCGAGTGACAAAATATGCCTATGACGCCATGGGCAATCTCACGAGCGAGACCAATCCCCGCGGCCATGTCACGGCGTATACGAGCTATGACGCCAATGGCAGACCGCTGACGATCCAAGACCCGAACGGCGTCGTCACGACGCTGACCTATAATTTCCGCGGCCAGATCACCTCGCGCGTCACCCTCGGGCAGACGACGACCTACACATACGACAAGGCCGGCCAGTTGATTAAGGTTCGGGAACCTTCGGGCGCCGGGCAGGACTTCGGCTATGACGGAGCGCACCGGCTCACCGACATGCGCGATAGAGCTGGCAACCACCGCATCTATACGCTCGATGCCGCTGGTGGTCGGATCAAAGAAGAGGTCTTCGATCCGAACGGCGCGCTCCTTCGGACGCACAGCCGCACCTACGACAGCTACGAGCGCCTGTCCGAAGACTTCGGCGCGGCGGGCCAAGCTTCGAAATCCTGGTATGACGCCAATGACCGCGTCATCAGCTCGAAAGACAAGAACGGCAATGTCACGAATTTCACCTATGACGAACAGAACCGGCTCACGGAGACCCGGTGGCCGGACGCGAGGAAGATCCGCAACGCCTATGACGCCAACGGCCGCCTCGCCAGCGTCACCGACCCGCGCGGTCTGGTGACGCGCTACGCGTATAATTTTCTCGACCTGCGGGAGAAAATCACCAGCCCCGACACGCATGTCACCACCAAGACCTATGACGCCGCCGGCAATGTGCTGACCTCGACCGACGCTCTCGGCCAGACGACGACTTACCTCTATGACCAGCTGGGCCGGGTGGTGAAAGCGACCTATGCCGACGGCTCCAAAGCGACCTATGTCTATGACCAGGGCGACTATGGGATCGGTCGCCTCACCTCCATGACCGATTCCACCGGAACGACCAGCTTCGCCTATGACGCCTTCGGCCATGTGGTGCAGAAGACCCAGACCATCGGCGCCGTCTCGTTCACGACGAAATGGTATTATCACGCGACCAACGGGCGCCTCATCGGCCACACCTATCCGTCTGGTTTCAAGCTTCTCTATTCCTACGACAGCATCGGGCGCGTCAGCGCCATCACCCTCCAGCAACCGGACGGGACGACGCGGTCGACGCTGATCGGCGCGATCTCCTACGGCCCCTTCGGGCTCGTCACATCTTGGGATCCGAATGTTTCCGGCGGCGGCTCCTATGTCCGCAAATTCGATCTCGACGGGCGCATCAAGACAATCACCTCCCCGACCGGCAACAGGCTGACCTATGCCTTTGACCCCGGCGGGCGCATCACGTCGATCTCGGAAAGCAACCTTGCGGTCAAGAGCTTCTCCTATGACGTCAACGACCGCCTGACCAGCTATGTCCGCGGCTCGAATTCGATCCTCTATGAGTATGACGCGACGGGCAACCGCACCTCGGCCGGGGACGCCGCCTATACGATCGTGCCGACCAGCAATCGTATGAGCGATGTGACGTACAGCTCGGGCACGACCCAATCCTTTGTCTGGGACCAGGTTGGCGGGCTGCGGAACCAGGCCGGCGTGTTCTCCTTGAGCTATGACGCGCGCAATCGCCTCGTTGCGGCCAAGGTCGGCGCGCTGACGACGAGCTATGGCGTCAATGATCTCGGCCAGCGCGTGACGAAGAACGGGGCCAGCGGACTGGTCGAATATGTCTACGACCTTTCCGGCCATATCATCGGGACCTATGACGCGAGCGGCGCGGCGACGGAGGAGATCGTCTGGCTCGGCGACCTGCCGGCGGCGACGCTGCAGGGCGGCGCGGTCTATTTCATCATGCCGGATCATCTCGGCGCGCCGCATGAGATCGTCAATGCGGCGAACGCCCGCGTGTGGTTCTGGGACCACGACCCGTTCGGCAATGGAACGCCGACGGCGGCCGCGGGCTTCTCGCACGACCTGCGCTTCCCGGGCCAGATCTACGATTCCGAGACGCGCCTGCACAATAACGGGTTCCGCGACTATTCCCCCGCCCTCGGCCGCTATGTCCAGAGCGACCCAATCGGGCTCGACGGCGGGATCAACACCTATGCCTATGCGAAGAACAACCCGCTCAACCTCACAGATCCGACCGGGAATAACCCTATTGCTGTTGGAATTCTGACATGTGCTCAAAGTTCTTTGTGCAGTGCTGCCGTAGCTGCGATCGGAACTTGGTGGGGAACGAGGACAATTGCAGTTTCTCAGGGAGATCGATATCTTTCTGCTCCCCCTCCTCCAAATGAGGGGGATTCGGCTCCGCATGGAGCGGCAGATCATAATAAGGCAATCGACGATAAAGTGGCGGAGATAAAGGCGGAAGGCGCGAGAGATATTCGTAAAAATCAGGCCCAAGTTGACGCGGAGGGAAACAAAGTCGGCAGCAATCGCCCGGATCTGCAGTGGACCGATTCACGAGCGCGACGGCATGTGCTGGAGGTTGGCCGCAACAATGCACGCCTTCAGAGGCAGAAGGATAGAATTTCATGCAACGACCCAAACTGCGACGTCACGACAAAATACATCGGTCAACCGAACAGATGA